The Syntrophotalea acetylenivorans genome contains the following window.
GAAATTGGCAAATGAGTCGACGCTTCTCGCGCTAAAGAGCTATGCAAAACGGAACAATCGAGGATGCGCAAACCGCCTCGCATATAACCCCGGTCCCGATCCAACAGAGGAAGGCGCGCAGGGTAGGTGGCACTCCAAAAAGGGGTCGGCGTACGCCGCATGGAGCCAGCCCAGTTAAAGAGCAAAGCGGCGGCCAAGGGGTCGGCAAAGTCGCCGATCACCAACTGTGGGCACTGGGCACTGTGACGACCCAGAAGTTCGGGTCCGAACAGAGCACGGACCTGTTGTCGATAGTGATAAAAGCCTGTGTCAAGGCGTAGATTATACAGGAAAAGTCGCTGACCGGCTAAATCGATGTCAGCTCGTTGGCAACAGCCGGCCTTGGCCAGTCGATACTCTTGCACCCCCTTAAGGGGAATCAGGGACAGCAAGGCATTACCGCCTGTGCAACTCTGACCAAAACTCTGCATGCCGAGTTGTTCAGCCAGATAGGCCAGTTGGCCGGGGTCCTCCTCGCTGTTCACATCCTGCAGAGCAACGAGATCAGGGGCTGATTGCCGTATAACCTCGGCAATACGCTCAGGATCAGTTCGACCGTCCCCTCCGCGGCAGCGGTGGACATGATATGTCATGACCCGAATCGCTTTCACCGCCAGCACCTCGGCTAAAGCCTTTAATTATTCGGAAAACTCCGCTTTCAACTCGCGCTTCATCAGTTCCCGTACAGCCGTACGCGGATCTTTGTCTTCATTGAGAATCAAGTACATCTGCTCGATTATAGGCACATCCACACCCAGTTTTTGCGCAAGCTGATAAGCTGAGAGGGTGGTTTTGACACCTTCGGCCACCATCTTCATCCCTTTGAGAATTTCGGCCAGTTTGCGTCCTCGACCAATCTCCAGCCCGACGGTACGGTTGCGGGACAGATCTCCGGTGCAGGTCAGCACCAGGTCCCCCATGCCGGCCAGTCCGGAAAAGGTGGAGCGTTTGGCGCCCTTGGCCAGACCTATACGGGTCATCTCTTCAAGGCCGCGGGTAATGACCGCCGCCCGGGTATTATAGCCATAACCGAGGCCGTCACACACCCCTGCCGCAAGAGCAATAACGTTTTTCAGGGCGCCACCCAGTTCCACGCCGATGACGTCATCCTGACGATAAAGCCGGAAATAGTCGCAGCTGAACAGATCCTGAACAAAGACGGCGACCTCTTCTGA
Protein-coding sequences here:
- a CDS encoding NAD(P)H-dependent glycerol-3-phosphate dehydrogenase → MNIGVIGAGSWGTTLADLLAKQGHSVMLWAYEQDLVDRMQQTHMNDLYLPSFTLDNNLSFTSDLVEAVSGREMLLLVSPSQVMRTVLQEAEPHIAADTLLVSAAKGVENSTLMIMSEVIEEVLPAEKCRRLAYLSGPTFAREVAAEIPTALTVAADSEEVAVFVQDLFSCDYFRLYRQDDVIGVELGGALKNVIALAAGVCDGLGYGYNTRAAVITRGLEEMTRIGLAKGAKRSTFSGLAGMGDLVLTCTGDLSRNRTVGLEIGRGRKLAEILKGMKMVAEGVKTTLSAYQLAQKLGVDVPIIEQMYLILNEDKDPRTAVRELMKRELKAEFSE
- a CDS encoding endonuclease/exonuclease/phosphatase family protein; amino-acid sequence: MTYHVHRCRGGDGRTDPERIAEVIRQSAPDLVALQDVNSEEDPGQLAYLAEQLGMQSFGQSCTGGNALLSLIPLKGVQEYRLAKAGCCQRADIDLAGQRLFLYNLRLDTGFYHYRQQVRALFGPELLGRHSAQCPQLVIGDFADPLAAALLFNWAGSMRRTPTPFWSATYPARLPLLDRDRGYMRGGLRILDCSVLHSSLAREASTHLPISFTVQMADPRLYLRLGGLKNRRMEIAPG